In Nocardioides luti, the DNA window GGCCCTGGTCGCCGAGCGCCCGGACGTCTTCGAGGTGCAGTTCACGACGGGCGCCTTCGGCTGGGTCGTCGTCCACCTCGACGGCGTCGAGCGCGACGAGCTGGCCGAGCTGACCTTCGAGGCGTGGCGGCTCACCGCCCCGACGGTCCTCGTCGAGGCGCGCGCCGACCGGCTGCCCGTCTGACCGGGCAGCTCAGACGAGCTGCAGCGGGCGGGCCGGCCCGCCGCGCAGCATGGCGTTCCAGACGTAGACCTCCGGGGCGCGGAGGACCGGCGAGCGCCAGGTCTCGTGGTGCACGGCGTCGGGGTAGAGCCCCGGCTCGAGGGCGACGCCCCGGACGGGCTCCCCGCCCGTGTCCGGCAGGTCGTGGGCGGTGTAGACGTGCAGCCCCGGCTGGTCGCTGGACATCCGCACCTCGACGTCGCGGCCGCGCAGGCGCGCGACGGGACGCATGCCGGTGCCGTCGACCGCGTAGGTGTGGTCGACCCCGCCGGTCGCCCCCACGAGGTCGGCCAGCGAGCGCCCGGGCCGCAGGTCCGCGGGGTGGCCGTCGAGCGGCTCGACCACGCCCGTCGGCACCTTGCCGGCCGCCGGCAGCCAGGCCGCGGCCGGCACCCACAGCCGCGCGTCGGCCGGGTCGTCGGCCACGTGGAGGTAGGGGTGCACCGTGAGGGCGACGCAGGTCGGCCGGTCGGTGGTGGCGCGGAAGCGCACGCCGAGCCGGTCGCCGACGACCACGAACCGCGCGGTGACGACCACCCGGCCGGGGAAGCCCTGGTCGCCGTCGGGGCTCTCCAGGCGCAGCACGGCACATCCCGACGTCGTCGACACGACCTGCCAGGTGCGGCGGTCGAAGCCGTCGCCGCCCCCGTGCAGGGTGCGCCCGTCGTCGTTGCGGTCCAGCTCGTACGCCGTCCCGTCGATGTCCAGGCGCCCCCCGGCGATCCGGTTGGCGACGCGGCCGATGGTGGCGCCGGCGTACGACGGCGAGGCGAGGTAGCCCTCGTCGTCCGCCGGTCCGCTCAGCACGTCGCGCCACCGGCCGCTCGACGTCCGTGCCCACATCCGGACGAGGCGGGCGCCCCGCGGCGACAGGTCGACGACCAGGTCCCGCGAGGCGATCCGCACGCCCGTGCGCAGCGGCTCCTCCACCTGCGCGACGCTGGTCATCGACCGGCCCTCCGTTCGGGTGCCGCTAGCGGGCGGAGCCGCTGGAGCCAGGTGGACCGGCGTTGAGCTTCTCGAGCAGCTCGTCCGGTGGTGGCGCCGTGGCCTGCTGCTTCTCGGCCCCGGCCCCACCGCCCCCGGCCGTGCGCTTCTTGTTCCACACGTCGAACGCGACGGCGCCGAGCAGCACCAGGCCCTTGATGGCCTGCTGCCAGTCGATCGAGACGCCCTGCAGGGACATGCCGTTGTTGAGGACACCCATGACGAGACCACCGATGATGGCGCCGATCACGGTGCCGACGCCGCCGGTGACGGCCGCGCCGCCGATGAAGGACGCCGCGATCGCGTCCAGCTCGAAGTTCACGCCGGCCTTGGGGTTGGCGGCCGTGAGGCGGGCGGTGGTGACCAGGCCGGCGAGCCCGGCGAGCATGCCCATGTTCACCATGACCATGAAGTCGACGCGCTTGGTGTTGACGCCCGACATCGTCGCGGCGTCGACGTTGCCGCCGATGGCGTAGACGTGACGGCCGATCACGGTCTTGCTCATGATGAAGGTGTAGAGGCCGATCAGGGCGAAGAGGATGACGCCGACGATCGGCAGGCCGCGGGCGGCGGCGAGCAGGTAGCAGAACTCGAGGATGACCGCGGCGAGGACGACCTGCTTGACCAGGAAGATCCACATCGGCAGGACCTCGAAGTTGTAGGTCAGGGCGGCCTGGCGCTTGCGGTAGTCGAGCACCACGAGGACCGCGACCACGACGACCCCGAGGACCAGGGTGAGGTTGTGCAGGCCGGTGTCCGGGCCGATCTCGGGCAGGAAGCCGTTGCCCATCGACTTGAAGCCCTCGGGCAGGCCGCCGACCGTCGCGCCGTTGAGCACGACCAGCGTGAGGCCGCGGAAGAGCAGCATGCTGGCCAGGGTCACGATGAACGCCGGGATGCCGACGTACGCGACCCAGAAGCCGTGCCAGGCGCCGATCAGCGCGGCGAGCACGAGGCAGAGGATCACCGCCAGCGGCCACGGGACGTCGTGCTTGGTCATCAGGATCGCGCCCACGGCGCCCACGAACGCCGCCACCGACCCGACCGACAGGTCGATGTGGCGGGCCACGATCACGATGACCATGCCGATCGCCAGGATCAGGATCTGGGCGTTCTGGACGACGAGGTTGGACACGTTCAGCGGCTTGAGCAGGACGCCGCTGGTCGAGAGCTGGAACAGCACGATGATCGCCGCGAGGGCGATGATCATGCCGTACTGGCGGACGTTGCCGCGCAGGATGCTGGTCAGACTTGTCATGAGGGTCTCGGCTTGTCTCGGTGGGGACGGCGGGTCAGCGGGCGTCGGCGGTCATGTGGCGCATCAACGCCTCCTGGGTCGCCTCGTCGCGGGTGAACTCATGGGTGATGGCGCCCTCGGCGAGGGTGTAGATCCGGTCGCACAGGCCGAGCAGCTCGGGCAGCTCGGAGGAGATCACCAGGACGCCCTTGCCCTCGCGGGCGAGCGCCTGGATGATCCCGTAGATCTCGAACTTCGCGCCGACGTCGATCCCCCGGGTCGGCTCGTCGAGGATCAGCAGCCGGGGTTGGGTGTAGAGCCACTTCGACAGCACCACCTTCTGCTGGTTGCCGCCGGAGAGCTTGCCCACGCCGGCCGTGACGCTGGGGGCCTTGATGTTGAAGCTCTTGCGGTACTCCTCGGCGACGACCACCTCGCGGTGCTCGTCCACCATCACCTTGCCGACGCCGGTGCGGAGCTGGTCGAGCCCCGCCGCCGAGATCGACGTCTTGATGTCGTCGAGCAGGTTGAGGCCCAGGCCCTTGCGGTCCTCGCTCACGTAGGCGATGCCGGCGCCGATGGCCTCGTGCACGGACTTGAGGTGCAGCTCCTTGCCGTCGAGCAGGACGGTGCCCGAGTGCTTGCTGCCGTAGCTGCGGCCGAAGATGCTGCGGGCGAGCTCGGTGCGCCCGGCCCCCATCAGCCCGGCGATGCCGACGATCTCGCCGCGACGGACCGAGAGGTTCGCGTCCTGGATGACCGTGCGGGAGCGGTCGTCGGGGTGCGCGACGTTCCAGTCCTTGAGCTCGAAGAGCACGCCGCCGATCTCGGGGGTGTGGTCCGGGAAGCGGTGGTCCAGGTCGCGACCGACCATCCCGCGGATGATGCGGTCCTCGTCGACGCCGCCCTGGGCGACGTCGAGCGTCTCGATCGTCCGGCCGTCGCGGATGATCGTGATCGCGTCGCTGACGCGCTCGATCTCGTTGAGCTTGTGGCTGATCATGATCGAGGTGATGCCCTTGCCCTGCAGCCCCTTGAGCAGGTCGAGCAGGTGCGTCGAGTCGTCGTCGTTGAGCGCCGCGGTCGGCTCGTCGAGGATGAGCAGCTTGACGTCCTTGCTCAGCGCCTTGGCGATCTCGACGAGCTGCTGCTTGCCGATGCCGAGGTCCTTGACCGGGGTGAGCGGGTTGTCGCGCAGCCCCACGCGGGCCATCAGCTCGATGGCCCGGTGGTGGGTGGAGTCCCAGTCGATGACGCCCCCGATGACGCCGCGCAGCAGGCCGCGGCGACGCGAGCCGGCGCCGTTCTCGTTGCCGAGGAAGATGTTCTCCGCGATCGACAGCTCGGGGATGAGCGCCAGCTCCTGGTGGATGATGACGATCCCGGCGGCCTCGCTGTCCCGGATGTTCGAGAACTGCACGGGCTGGTTCTCGAAGAGGATCTCGCCGTCGTAGGAGCCGTGCGGGTAGACCCCGCTCAGCACCTTCATCAGCGTGGACTTGCCGGCGCCGTTCTCCCCGCAGATCGCGTGGATGGCCCCGCGCTGCACCGTGAGGTTGACGTCGTTGAGCGCGAGCACGCCCGGGAAGCGCTTGGTGATCGAGCGCATCTGGAGGATCGGCTCCATGGTGCGCGCTCCTTTCGTCGCAGGTCGTCGCGTGTCGACGCCGTTCGTTGCGGTGTCCCCCGGGGTGGCGTGTGTGGGAGCACGCTCCCCCACCCCGGGGGACAGTCTGGTGCGGAGGTGCTACTTCAGCTCGTCCGCCGTGTAGTAGCCCGAGTCCACGAGGGTCTCGGTCACGTTGGACTTGTCCACGGTCACCGGGTCCAGGAGGTACGACGGGACGACCTTCTTGCCGTTGTCGTAGGTCTTGGTGTCGTTGACCTCGACGTCGGTGCCGTCGTTGATCGCCTTGATCATGTCGACGGTGACCTTCGCGAGCTCACGGGTGTCCTTGAAGATCGTGGAGTACTGCTCGCCGGCCTCGATCGACTTGACCGACTGCAGCTCGGCGTCCTGGCCGGTGACGACCGGGAGCTCCTTGCCGCCGCCGCCGTAGCCGTTGCCCTGCAGCGCGGCGATGATGCCGAGCGAGAGGCCGTCGTACGGCGAGAGCACGCCGTCGACCGTCTCGGACGCGTAGGTGCGGGTGAGGATGTCCTCCATGCGCTTCTGCGCGGTGGCCGGGTCCCAGCGCAGGATGGCGACCTGCTCGAAGTCGGTCTGCTCCGACGGAACGACGATGTCGCCCGAGTCGATGAGGGGCTGGAGCACCGACATGGCGCCGTTGAAGAAGAAGGTGGCGTTGTTGTCGTCCGGCGAGCCGGCGAAGAGCTCGACGTTGTAGGGGCCGTCGCCGCGCGACTTCAGGCCGTCGACGAGCGACTCGGCCTGCAGGACGCCGACCTTGAAGTTGTCGAAGGTCGTGTAGTAGTCGACCGTGTCCGAGTCGCGGATCAGGCGGTCGTAGGAGATCACGTCGATGTCCTGGCTCTCGGCGGTGTCGAGCACCTCGCCCAGCGCCGTGCCGTCGATCGCGGCGATGACGAGCATGTCGACGCCCTTGGTGACCATGTTCTCGATCTGCGAGACCTGGGTCGGGATGTCGTCCTCGGCGTACTGCAGGTCGACGCTGTAGCCCGCGTCCTCGAGCTGCTTCTTGATGTTGTTGCCGTCGGCGATCCAGCGCTCCGAGGACTTCGTCGGCATGGCGACGCCGATGGTGCCCTTGCCGCCGTCGCCCGAGCCGCTGTCACCGCCACAGGCGGCCAGGCCGAGCACCAAGGTCGCCGCGACAGCGGTGGTGAGTAGCTTGCGCACGATGTTTCTCCATTTCACTACTCGGGTCGGGGAGGTCCCGAACCCTGCGGCCAGGCCATTCATCAGAAGCCCTGGGCCAGTCGGTGGTAGGCGGCACCCCAGCGCAGCTCCTGGGCGAGCCTGCGGGTGGTGGTGTCGCCGTCGATCAGGACCAGCTCGGTCCCGGTCATGTCCGCGAGGTCGTCGAGGTGCTCGCGGTCGAGTGCGGTCGTGAGGACCGTGTGGTGCGGTCCGCCGGCCATCAGCCACGACTCGGTCGAGGTCCGCAGGTTCGGCAGCGGCCGCCACACGGCGTGGGCGACGGGCAGCTTCGGCAGCGGGGCGTCGGGGGCGACGACCTCGACCTCGTTGGCCACGAAGCGGAAGCGGTCGCCGAGGTCGGCGAGGCCGAGGACGACCGCGGGCGCGGGAGCGGCGCTGAAGACCAGGCGGACCGGGTCCTCGCGGCCGCCGATGCCCAGCGGGTGCACCTCGAGGCTCGGCCTCCCCTCCGCGATGGACGGGCAGACCTCGAGCATGTGCGCGCCGAGGATCTTCTCCTCGCCCGGCACCAGGTGGTAGGTGTAGTCCTCCATGAAGGACGTCCCGCCCGGCAGGCCCTCGGCGGTGACCTTCAGCGTCCGCAGCATGAGCGCGGTCTTCCAGTCGCCCTCGCCGCCGAAGCCGTAGCCGTCGGCCATCAGCCGCTGCACGGCCAGGCCGGGCAGCTGGCGCAGGCCGCCGAGGTCCTCGAAGTTCGTCGTGAAGGCGCCGAAGTCGCCCTCCTCCAGGAAGGTGCGCAGGCCGGCCTCGAGCCGTGCGCCGTAGCGCAGCGACTCGTGCCGCTCGCCGCCGGGCAGCAGCTCCGCGGCGACGTCGTAGCTGTCGGCGTACTCCGCCACGAGCGTGTCGATCGCGTCGTCCCCGACGCGGTCCACGACCTCGACGAGGTCGTTGACACCCCAGGTGTTGACCGAGGCGCCGAAGCGGCGCTCGGCCTCGACCTTGTCACCCTCGGTGACCGCGACGTTGCGCATGTTGTCGCCGAACCGGGCGACCCGCATCGAGGCCATGGCGGCGCGGCCACGGGCGGCGCGCGTCCAGGCGCCGACGCGGCGCGAGACCACCGGGTCGGAGACGTGGCCGGACACCGTCTTGCGGGAGATCCCCAGACGGGTCTGCACGGCCGCGAACTCGCGGTCGCCGTGCGCGGCCTGGTTGAGGTTCATGAAGTCCATGTCGATCTCGGACCACGGGAGCGCCTCGTTGGCCTGCGTGTGCAGGTGCAGCAGCGGCTTGCCCAGCGCCTGCAGCCCGGAGATCCACATCTTCGCGGGGCTGAAGGTGTGCATCCAGGCGATCACGCCGATGCAGGAGTCGTCCGCGGTGGCGTCGAGCAGGGCACGCCGGATCGCGGTCGCGTCGGTGAGGACCGGCTTGAGCACGATCGGGACGGCGGCGTCGCCACCCTCGACGAGGCCGCGCACGACCTCGCCCGCCTGGCTCGCCACCTGGTCGAGGACCTCGGGTCCGTAGAGGTGCTGGCTCCCGGTGAGGAACCAGATCTGCTGCGCGGTGCTCACAGGGTGTCTCCTGAGGTGGCGAGGGCCTGCTGGCCGTAGACGTTCTGGTAGCGGTCGTAGAGGGCGTCGATGTCGGCGGACGACATCGCGACGGGCTCGGCGAGCTGGCGGGAGAGGTGGACCGTGCGGGCGACGTCCTCGACCATCACGGCGGCCTTGACGGCGGCGCGAGCGTCACGGCCGATCGTGAAGGGACCGTGGTTGGCCATCAGCACCGCCGGCGAGCGGCTGTCGCGCAGGGTCTCGACGATCCCCCGGCCGATCGAGTCGTCGCCGATCAGCGCGAAGGGGCCGACCGGGATGTCGCCGCCGAACTCGTCGGCGATCATCGTCAGCACGCAGGGGATCGGCTCGCGCCGGGCGGCCCAGGCGGTGGCGTACGTCGAGTGCGTGTGGACCACGCCGCCGACCTCGGGCAGGTGGCGGTAGACGTAGGCGTGGGCGGCGGTGTCGCTGCTCGGTGCGCGGGTGCCCTCGACCAGGTTGCCGTCGAGGTCGCACACGACCATGGCCTCGGGGGACAGCTCGTCGTACGAGACGCCCGAGGGCTTGATGACGAAGAGCTCCTCTCCCGGGACCCGGGCGGAGACGTTGCCGGCCGTCCACACGACCAGGTCGTAGCGCGTCAGCTCGCGGTGCAGCTCGGCGACCTCGGCGCGGACCGCGTCCAGCGTGCTCACTGCGCGGCCCCCGACAGGACCTCGCGACGGCGGGCGCGCAGGCGCCGCATCAGGGCGTCGGTCCGGCCGAAGTGGTCGTGCAGGCGGGTGTACTCGGCGAAGAGGTCGTCGTAGAGGCGGACGTTGTCGGGGTCCGGGACGAACGAGTGGTGGTCGACGCCGCCCATCGCGGCCGCGGCCGCGTGGATGTCGGGGTAGCAGCCGGCGGCCACCGCCGCGTGGATCGCGGAGCCGAGCGCCGGACCCTGCTGCGAGCGGATCGTCGAGATCGGCATCCCGAGCACGTCGGCGTAGACCTGCATGAGGAAGGAGTTGCCCGCCAGGCCGCCGGCGACCACGAACTCCGAGACCGGGAGGCCGGAGGCCCGGAAGGTCTCGACGATCGTGCGGGTGCCGAAGGCCGTCGCCTCGATCAGCGCGCGGTAGATCTCCTCGGGCCGGGTGGCCAGTGTGAGCCCGAGCACCAGGCCGCTGAGCTCGTGGTCGACGAGCACCGAGCGGTTGCCCGAGTGCCAGTCGAGGGCGACCAGGCCGTGCTCGCCGACCTGCTGGCGCGCGGCGCGCTCGCTGAGCACGTCGTGCAGGCTGACGCCCTCGCGCGCGGCGACGTCGTGGTACTCCGGCGGGACGGCCGAGGTGACGAACCAGTTGAAGATGTCGCCGACGCCCGACTGGCCGGCCTCGTAGCCCCACAGGCCGGCGGTGATGCCGCCGTCGACGACCCCGCACATGCCGGGGACGTCGCGCAGGACGTCGGCGTTCATGACGTGGCACGTCGAGGTGCCCATGATCGCGAGCATCTGGCCGGGCGCGGTCGCCTGGGCGGCCGGCGCGGTGACGTGGGCGTCGACGTTGCCGACGGCCACCGCGATGCCCTCGGGGAGGCCGGTCCAGGCCGCGGCCTCGGCGGTCAGGTGACCGGCGACGGCGGCGAGCTCGCCGACCTCCTGGTCGAGCTTGTCACCGACGAAGCCGGCGAAGGCGGGGTTCAGCTCGGCGAGGAACTCGCGACCGGGGTAGCTGCCCTCCTGGTAGATCCCCTTGTAGCCGGCGCTGCACGCGTTGCGCACGTAGCTCCCGCACAGCTGCCACACGATCCAGTCGGCGGCCTCGACCCATCGGTCCATGGTCGCGTAGACGGCCGGTGCTTCCTCCAGCACCTGCAGCGCCTTCGCGAACTCCCACTCCGAGGAGATGAGGCCGCCGTACCGGGGGAGCCACGGCTCGCCGCGCTTGGCCGCCAGGGCGGTGATCCGGTCGGCCTGGCCCTGCGCCGCGTGGTGCTTCCACAGCTTGACGTAGGCGTGCGGCTCGTCGGCCAGCCCGGGCAGCTCGCACAGCGGCGTCCCGTCCGCCGTGGTCGGGACCATCGTGCAGGCGGTGAAGTCGGTGGCGACGGCGACCACGTCGGCCGGGTCGATGCCGGCGCGGCGGACCGCCTCGGGGACGGCGGTGCGCAGCACGGAGACGTAGTCGGCCGGGACCTGCAGCGCCCAGTCCGCCCCGAGCCGACGGCCCGAGGGGAGCGCCTCGCTGAGGACCGCGTGCTCGTAGTCGTGGGTCGCCGTGCCGAGCTCGGCGCCGTCCGCGACCCGCACCACCACGGCGCGGCCGGACAGGGTGCCGAAGTCGACACCCACGACGTACTGACCGACAACGCTCAACGCCGTGCCCCTCATCCTGTGACCGCCCTCACGAATGTGAGCGCTAACGTGAAGTGTTAGCGGTCACATCGGATCTGTCAAGACCGGTCTACCCGGCCCCGGGCGATGGGCTCAGCCGGCCGCCCGAGGGGGCGACGCGACCTCCCGGTCGGCTCAGCCGGCCGGGACGGCGCGCCGGGGCGCCGTGGACGCGCGGACGACGAGCGAGGTCGGCACGGGCCGGAAGACGCTGGGCTCCGAGCCGTGGACCAGCTCGGTCACCATCGCCACCGCCCGCCGGCCCAGCTCCCCGAAGTCCTGACGGACCGTCGTGAGCGGCGGCTGGAAGAAGGGCGCCTCGGGCAGGTCGTCGAAGCCGACGACGCTGACGTCGCCCGGCACCGAGCGGCCGGCGTCGGCCAGGGCCGCGACCAGCCCGAGCGCCATCTGGTCGTTGGCCGCGAAGACGGCCGTGACGTCGGGCTCGCGGGCCAGGGCGCGCCCGGCAGCGTGCCCGCTGCGTGCCGACCAGTCCCCCGCCCAGCGCAGCGGCGGCACGGGACGCCCCTGCGCCAGCAGCTCCTCGCGCCATCCCCGGACCCGGGCACCGGACTCGGTCCAGTCCGTCGGCCCGGCCACGTGCACCACGGTCTCGTGCCCGAGCTCGAGCAGGTGCCGGGTCGCGAGGCGGGCGCCCTCCTCGTTGTCGATCGTCACGCAGGAGGTGTCCGTGCGGCCGCCGCCCTCGAGGACCACGACCGGGACGTCGAGCCGCTCGGAGCCCGCCACCCGCACGGCCGTCTCGTGGGGCACCAGCACCAGGACGGCCTCGACGCCGTGCTGCAGCAGCTCGTGCAGCCGGACCCGGATCGCCTCCTCGGTGATCTCGTGGACCGTGCGCACGACCAGGTCGAAGCCTGCGGCCCCGGCCGCCAGGTCGACCGCGAGCAGCGTCTGCTGCGGGCCGAACTGGCCCGAGGCCCAGACCACGACGCCGATCAGGCCCGAGCGGCGCGAGGCCAGCAGCCGGGCGGACAGGTTGCGGCGGTAGCCCAGCTCCTCGATCGCCGCACGGACGCGCTGCTCGGTGGCGGGACGGACACCGGCCATCTCGTTGATCACGCGCGACACGGTCTGGTGGGAGACCCGGGCCCGCAGGGCGACGTCGGCCATGGTGGGCTGGCGACCGCGATCAGGCATGGCGCGATGATAGGGCCGCGCCTGGCCGTGTCCCTACGATTCAGCGGCGCCGTACGACCCGATCCCCCACGGGGAACAGGGTGTTCCTCGGCTTCGCCGGCGACCGCGGCCCGCGCCGAGGTGATGGCAGGCATCCAGCCGATCGCCTTCCCGACCGGCGCACGCTCCCCCTAGCGTGCGAGGCCCGCCCACCGACCCGTCGAGGAGGAGTCCCGTCGTGCTCCTGAGCCAGATCCGCATGCGTGACCCGTTCGTCCTGGCCGTGCCCTCGGGAGGGTTCGTGCTCTTCGGCACGACGGACGAGAACCTGTGGGGAGGGCCGGCGACCGGGTTCGACTGCTGGACGAGCGACGACCTCGTGACCTGGGACGGCCCCTTCCCCGCCTTCCGGCCCCCGGCCGGCTTCTGGGCGGACACCCAGTTCTGGGCCCCCGAGGTCGTCGCACACGGTGGTCGGTACGTCATGCTCGCGACGTTCGCGAGCACCGACCCCGCCGCCGGCCCGCGCGGGGTCCAGGTGCTCGTGTCGGACCAGCCCACCGGACCGTTCCTCCCCTGGAGCGAGGGACCCGTGACG includes these proteins:
- a CDS encoding MmcQ/YjbR family DNA-binding protein yields the protein MSSTLADLLDLVGQLPEVARTDRGRYLRLEVATRPFGYVWEPTRTVGLKQTLAEQLALVAERPDVFEVQFTTGAFGWVVVHLDGVERDELAELTFEAWRLTAPTVLVEARADRLPV
- a CDS encoding LacI family DNA-binding transcriptional regulator, which encodes MPDRGRQPTMADVALRARVSHQTVSRVINEMAGVRPATEQRVRAAIEELGYRRNLSARLLASRRSGLIGVVVWASGQFGPQQTLLAVDLAAGAAGFDLVVRTVHEITEEAIRVRLHELLQHGVEAVLVLVPHETAVRVAGSERLDVPVVVLEGGGRTDTSCVTIDNEEGARLATRHLLELGHETVVHVAGPTDWTESGARVRGWREELLAQGRPVPPLRWAGDWSARSGHAAGRALAREPDVTAVFAANDQMALGLVAALADAGRSVPGDVSVVGFDDLPEAPFFQPPLTTVRQDFGELGRRAVAMVTELVHGSEPSVFRPVPTSLVVRASTAPRRAVPAG
- the araA gene encoding L-arabinose isomerase — its product is MSTAQQIWFLTGSQHLYGPEVLDQVASQAGEVVRGLVEGGDAAVPIVLKPVLTDATAIRRALLDATADDSCIGVIAWMHTFSPAKMWISGLQALGKPLLHLHTQANEALPWSEIDMDFMNLNQAAHGDREFAAVQTRLGISRKTVSGHVSDPVVSRRVGAWTRAARGRAAMASMRVARFGDNMRNVAVTEGDKVEAERRFGASVNTWGVNDLVEVVDRVGDDAIDTLVAEYADSYDVAAELLPGGERHESLRYGARLEAGLRTFLEEGDFGAFTTNFEDLGGLRQLPGLAVQRLMADGYGFGGEGDWKTALMLRTLKVTAEGLPGGTSFMEDYTYHLVPGEEKILGAHMLEVCPSIAEGRPSLEVHPLGIGGREDPVRLVFSAAPAPAVVLGLADLGDRFRFVANEVEVVAPDAPLPKLPVAHAVWRPLPNLRTSTESWLMAGGPHHTVLTTALDREHLDDLADMTGTELVLIDGDTTTRRLAQELRWGAAYHRLAQGF
- the chvE gene encoding multiple monosaccharide ABC transporter substrate-binding protein, whose amino-acid sequence is MRKLLTTAVAATLVLGLAACGGDSGSGDGGKGTIGVAMPTKSSERWIADGNNIKKQLEDAGYSVDLQYAEDDIPTQVSQIENMVTKGVDMLVIAAIDGTALGEVLDTAESQDIDVISYDRLIRDSDTVDYYTTFDNFKVGVLQAESLVDGLKSRGDGPYNVELFAGSPDDNNATFFFNGAMSVLQPLIDSGDIVVPSEQTDFEQVAILRWDPATAQKRMEDILTRTYASETVDGVLSPYDGLSLGIIAALQGNGYGGGGKELPVVTGQDAELQSVKSIEAGEQYSTIFKDTRELAKVTVDMIKAINDGTDVEVNDTKTYDNGKKVVPSYLLDPVTVDKSNVTETLVDSGYYTADELK
- the mmsA gene encoding multiple monosaccharide ABC transporter ATP-binding protein, with the protein product MEPILQMRSITKRFPGVLALNDVNLTVQRGAIHAICGENGAGKSTLMKVLSGVYPHGSYDGEILFENQPVQFSNIRDSEAAGIVIIHQELALIPELSIAENIFLGNENGAGSRRRGLLRGVIGGVIDWDSTHHRAIELMARVGLRDNPLTPVKDLGIGKQQLVEIAKALSKDVKLLILDEPTAALNDDDSTHLLDLLKGLQGKGITSIMISHKLNEIERVSDAITIIRDGRTIETLDVAQGGVDEDRIIRGMVGRDLDHRFPDHTPEIGGVLFELKDWNVAHPDDRSRTVIQDANLSVRRGEIVGIAGLMGAGRTELARSIFGRSYGSKHSGTVLLDGKELHLKSVHEAIGAGIAYVSEDRKGLGLNLLDDIKTSISAAGLDQLRTGVGKVMVDEHREVVVAEEYRKSFNIKAPSVTAGVGKLSGGNQQKVVLSKWLYTQPRLLILDEPTRGIDVGAKFEIYGIIQALAREGKGVLVISSELPELLGLCDRIYTLAEGAITHEFTRDEATQEALMRHMTADAR
- a CDS encoding galactose-1-epimerase; its protein translation is MTSVAQVEEPLRTGVRIASRDLVVDLSPRGARLVRMWARTSSGRWRDVLSGPADDEGYLASPSYAGATIGRVANRIAGGRLDIDGTAYELDRNDDGRTLHGGGDGFDRRTWQVVSTTSGCAVLRLESPDGDQGFPGRVVVTARFVVVGDRLGVRFRATTDRPTCVALTVHPYLHVADDPADARLWVPAAAWLPAAGKVPTGVVEPLDGHPADLRPGRSLADLVGATGGVDHTYAVDGTGMRPVARLRGRDVEVRMSSDQPGLHVYTAHDLPDTGGEPVRGVALEPGLYPDAVHHETWRSPVLRAPEVYVWNAMLRGGPARPLQLV
- the araB gene encoding ribulokinase: MSVVGQYVVGVDFGTLSGRAVVVRVADGAELGTATHDYEHAVLSEALPSGRRLGADWALQVPADYVSVLRTAVPEAVRRAGIDPADVVAVATDFTACTMVPTTADGTPLCELPGLADEPHAYVKLWKHHAAQGQADRITALAAKRGEPWLPRYGGLISSEWEFAKALQVLEEAPAVYATMDRWVEAADWIVWQLCGSYVRNACSAGYKGIYQEGSYPGREFLAELNPAFAGFVGDKLDQEVGELAAVAGHLTAEAAAWTGLPEGIAVAVGNVDAHVTAPAAQATAPGQMLAIMGTSTCHVMNADVLRDVPGMCGVVDGGITAGLWGYEAGQSGVGDIFNWFVTSAVPPEYHDVAAREGVSLHDVLSERAARQQVGEHGLVALDWHSGNRSVLVDHELSGLVLGLTLATRPEEIYRALIEATAFGTRTIVETFRASGLPVSEFVVAGGLAGNSFLMQVYADVLGMPISTIRSQQGPALGSAIHAAVAAGCYPDIHAAAAAMGGVDHHSFVPDPDNVRLYDDLFAEYTRLHDHFGRTDALMRRLRARRREVLSGAAQ
- the mmsB gene encoding multiple monosaccharide ABC transporter permease, with amino-acid sequence MTSLTSILRGNVRQYGMIIALAAIIVLFQLSTSGVLLKPLNVSNLVVQNAQILILAIGMVIVIVARHIDLSVGSVAAFVGAVGAILMTKHDVPWPLAVILCLVLAALIGAWHGFWVAYVGIPAFIVTLASMLLFRGLTLVVLNGATVGGLPEGFKSMGNGFLPEIGPDTGLHNLTLVLGVVVVAVLVVLDYRKRQAALTYNFEVLPMWIFLVKQVVLAAVILEFCYLLAAARGLPIVGVILFALIGLYTFIMSKTVIGRHVYAIGGNVDAATMSGVNTKRVDFMVMVNMGMLAGLAGLVTTARLTAANPKAGVNFELDAIAASFIGGAAVTGGVGTVIGAIIGGLVMGVLNNGMSLQGVSIDWQQAIKGLVLLGAVAFDVWNKKRTAGGGGAGAEKQQATAPPPDELLEKLNAGPPGSSGSAR
- a CDS encoding L-ribulose-5-phosphate 4-epimerase, with product MSTLDAVRAEVAELHRELTRYDLVVWTAGNVSARVPGEELFVIKPSGVSYDELSPEAMVVCDLDGNLVEGTRAPSSDTAAHAYVYRHLPEVGGVVHTHSTYATAWAARREPIPCVLTMIADEFGGDIPVGPFALIGDDSIGRGIVETLRDSRSPAVLMANHGPFTIGRDARAAVKAAVMVEDVARTVHLSRQLAEPVAMSSADIDALYDRYQNVYGQQALATSGDTL